The Alteromonas stellipolaris genome segment GCTAAAACCATAAAACCCTGTAGGGCATTGTGTGAGGCAATGACTATCCATTTCCATTGATATATATCGTTTGCCACCTTAAGAGCGGTATCGCGCATCATTCTTAAGGCTGATACGGATTCTTCAAGTTCATCAGTTCTCAACCAATTTTCCAATGCAGGCACTCTCTTAAGCTAACGCTCGGCTAAGCCGCCGGAACGGAGTCGATTCTTTTGTACGAGCGTAGCGATAAAGCACAAAACAAGCAATGCAGTGGAGGTCGGTTTGAGACGTTTGCTAAAGGTCTACTACGCATCAGGGTCAAATGTATGTTCAGGGTAATACTTTAGTACTTTATACATTTTAGGAATTCCACGGACCGTTTGCACTTCTACGTCTACAATATACGCCAGTTCTTGCCAAGGTTTTCCAAATTTGGGATCGACGTGAAGCATCTCTTCTTTTACTGCATTATTTTCAAAAATGACCTTCAATCCAGTTTTTGATAAATCGTCGATTATTGCCTTGTTTCCGGTATCAGAATTTGGATCAAATTTTGTCTGATACCAATACATAACTTTACGTCTGTGTATATTGTCTTCAGGTGTATCTAGGCCTCCTATCATATGTTCTATACGGTTCTGAATTGCGTTTGCCTCATTAGAGTTAATAATGAATTGAGTAATAACTTTTCCATTGTCTGAGACATTTGTATTCATCTGCGAGCCATTGTCCTTCGCGACGGGCTCAACAAACTTATTCCAATCTTGAAGATCTTGTTTGGATACGTTTTTCGGCGCCGTATGGAAAAGATGAGCTCCATAGATCCACACCTGCACGCCCCTTTATCTGTAGCTGCCTATAGAGTAACTATAATGTATTAACTCATACCCGACTTACATAATGAATATGTTTGAATATGGCTGGCTACAACTATCACATTATGGCATCGACTGTTCAAACCTAGTAATTGATGCGCTTAACGCATCAAATAACAACACATTATTGTCATAGTCTTCTAGCAAGATTTCTAGTAATGCCAGCGCAGTAATATGCTCCTCTTGTGAATGGATTTCAGTTATATAAGCGGCTTGTTTGGCTAACGCTTGACCAGCTTCGCGTAGTTTTAAGAACTCATTACTGCGTTCCTTCATTGCCTTTGCGATGTTTGTGTTTGAAGCAACAACCTCGAAAATATTGTCATATTCCAATTCTTCCTGTTCCTCTCTCTCAGGAAGCAGCTTTTTTTGTTCAGTATCATCGATTGCATCATTACTTTGTTCAAGTAGCTCATTAAGCGTATATTTATTCACGCTAAGATGTCGCGTTTTGCACCAAGCAACTGCCAAATTGTCCATATCTAAGGGTGAAATGCTTATTGAAAAATGAGATTGAACATTAGCGCTTTCTGATTTATTTTCCAAATTAACGTGACCCTCATCATGAATACATAGCACTACATCCCTATGGTTGATTTCGCCATCATCTTCTTGCGTTAGTTCTTGATAGAGTCCAATGTGTCTACTATCGTAAATCCATTGTTTCTCGCTCATAATTATACAATCCCGATTTCAATTCGTGAAAAATTGCGTGTATTACAAAACCGAAAATGACTTTCCGCTATTTGTCTACTGATGTCCTTCAAGGCTCGCTATTGGGCAACTCCTTAAGTAAAGCTAAATACGGAACGTGGTCTTTCAGTGGAAACGAATGTTACTATCAAGTCTCAGTAATTAGCTATTTGGTGCCTAGGAGGAAAATTGGACCTATATACAATTAGCCAAGCTTGGAAGTATCTAAGCTGGCTACCAAAGTTCATTCTTCGAAGAATGTTTTCCAAAGAAAAGCTTTCAGGAATGGTTTACTTGGATATTCAACCCAGAAACACCTCAGCTCGGGTTAACCTTGGAAGTGTCGCAAGTACCGATGTTTATTTTCAAATAATAAATATGTCACCATTTGAAATTGAGCTAGATAGAGCAGAAGTCGAATTCTATTGTGCTGGCGTCTCTCTGAAAATGAAACATATTCTAAAGCATTCATATGCTTCAGGCCAGCAATCCAGCTTTATTGTTAGTGAAGAAATATCAGAAGCTAAAGCAAACCAAATAGCTAAATTCTACTCAGAAAATTCATCTTCTATTACTATAAGCTGTGAATTCAATTGTAGCCTACATTCTTTCAGCAAACACAATCATAGACTCGAAGGCGTAAACGTCCAATATATCAATGAAAATCGTAGAAACGGCACTCAACAAACGTTTTAAGACGCGTGCTACCGCACACTGGGACACAAATACAAGGGCTGCTTCGCATTTTAGTCCACGTATTTCCGTCCATCAAACGAGACGTTAAATTTCTCTAGGCACCGAGCATGGAAGAAAAAATTGAATCATATTTAGAGACAGAGTTTGAACGGAAGCTATTCAGTGCTTCAACAAGCTACTTAGAAAATGATAGTGATCCATTAAGGTTCAACAGCTTTGCTTATTCTTTAAGAGAGCTGATACGTAATGTTTTTGAACGCCGTGCGCCGGAAGAAAAAATTAAGTCTTGCACATGGTTCAAGAAAGAAACAGATAACGGCAAGCCAAGTAGAAAGCAGAGATACTAAGCCATAATTTTGTTAAAGACGATCTTGGCATGGATGTTCTGGAGCCATGGAAAAATATCAAAGAGACAATTGATTCACTCTCAAAATTTACACATGTTAACGATAAAACATTCGATATCTCACATGAAGAAAGCGAGAAGCTGGCTGAAGAGGCTCTTTGTATTTTGCTGTCAATTTTCAACATGATTGAAGGCACAAGAACTGAATTACATTGTGAGCTAGCATCTCATATCGACAATCAATGAGGAATATCCTTTTGAGTTTACAGGGTCTAGTACAGTGACAAAGCCATATGAACTTTCCATTCCACCAGAATGTATTTCAATTGACGTTAGCAGTTGGTTTGGCGATGAGTAATTTAACAAACGTGTCAATTAGGAAGCTCCCAAGCTCGCGCCTACTGCGCGGGTGTTGACCGGCCGTTTTTTGTCTAAGTGCGCCTGTCAATCAGACTGCCATACTTAAGTCTCCTATTATACAGGAGACAACTCATGGCAATTAAAATCCATACACCTTGGAATAAAAATCGTATTATCGGTCAGAAAAAGCCTTATCAGATATCACATATATGGGGTATCCGGATTCGCTTTGAGCTTGAAGGACGGACGCGTGATCTCGCACTGTTCAACCTTGGGCTTGATAGCAAACTACGAGGTTTCAGATGTTGTTTGCGGACGTTCAGTGCTGTGACGCACGCATGTCGTTCAACAAAAAACAGGTAGTCCTGTCCAATTTGAAATAACACCAAACACCGGAGAATCGATCATGGCTTGGGTAAATAAAGCCGGATTGAAAGCATCTGACTATCTTTTTAAGTCTCGGATACATGACGCTGAGCACATATTGTAGTGGTCAAGTCATTTTGGCCACTTATTATTTTTTGCCATTACAATTGTTGGGCTTTTAATTTGGCAACCGTTGGCGCCCCCGGTTCAAGTTGCAGAACCAGGAGCAACCGGACTGCGTATCGATGAAGCCGACATATTCGCAATTAATCGCACTCTTCATTATTGACCTTCTTAATTAATGGAAAGGTGCGGCACATTATGGCTTGTGCTCAGTTGTAGTAAAAAGAGTGTTGTCATATCAATGATGGGCAAAGGTCGCAGGGTACTGATACCCAGTCAAAGACACTTTTTGCTATGATCTTAGTTCTGTGTAGCGAAGTAATGCTCTGAGGCATTTTTAAACGCAGCAAGCAACCGTTCATTGGCTAATTGACTAACATTTGCGTTGGGTACGATCATCTCAAACACGTGGTAGCCACCTTCATATTCATAAAACTCTACAGGCACGCCATCGTTTTTCAATTGCTGAACAAACTCAATCGTTTCATCATAAAACAGGTCCTGATCACCGACAAAAGTAAAGGTGGGTGGTAACCCAGATAAATCGGTTGCTCTGGATGGAGCAGCGTAAATGGGCACATTATCCGTTTTATGCAGATCCCCTAAGTATAGTTTCCATGCCATGCGATTTTTCGTCGAATTCCATATTAAAGATTCGTTTCGCGCAGCAGAAGGTAAGTCATTTTTGTCGTCTATCATCGGATAGAGTGGCATTTGAAACGCAATCTTAATGTCCCCTTGATCTCGGGCATACAAGGCTGTCGCTGCGGTTAAACCACCGCCTGCACTTCCTCCCGCAATAAACAGTCGGCTGTCATTGATACCAAGCTTCGCTGCGTTATCTTTCATCCATGCTAGGGTGGTGTAACTGTCATTTAAAGCAGCAGGATAAGGCGCTTCATGAGAAAGGCGATAAGCAGGAGCAACGATCACGGTGTTAGCGGTGTGAATGAGATCAGACATGAAACGTATATCTAGCGTTGAGTCAGGTGCTCCCATCACATAGCCGCCACCATGCAGATATAAGAGCCCAACAGCATCGGGAGTAGATTTATCCGAGCGCAGAATCACCGCTCGAATATTTTTCCCATCTTGGCCTTTGATGTAAGTCTCTTCTACAATAATCCCTTCATCTAAGTCATAGCTGTCCGTCTCGGACTGATGACCTAATGCGATCAACTGCTCTGGGGTATCGGCTTGACTAAATCGATCAACGATATACCCCAAAAGCCTTAATTCAGAGTCTACGTTCTGGTATGAGACGTTCACATAAAACAGTAAAGATCCCACCAAAACAGCCAGAGTGCCCACTAACCCAGCTGTCACTTTTATCGCTTTACGCATAAATCACCCCGTTATCATGACTAAGGCCGTAAAGTGCATTGTAGACCGAAGCGCTATTGGTTTTTGTTTCCATCGATATTGTCCTCTGATTCTAGTGTTCCAAAGATTAGCAACTTAAGACAAAGCCTACTTATACATTTCTCAAAAAAAGCTGCGTAAACGGAGGGATCTATTTTGGGAAATGTGTAAGTTTCTCCGTGCGCTTCTCGATATGATCTCAACATCGAAATCAATCAGAGAGTCTTACCATGCCAATTATCAATGACAAAACCCGAATCCTACTTAAATTATTCGTTCCACAAAGAAAGACTCCTAATCCGCAACATGCAATTGCTGAAGCAGATAAAAACCTGCAAGGAAAGACCATAGTATTTACCGGTGGGACCGACGGTATTGGACGTGTAGCCGTTGAAATGTTGTGTTCAATGGGCGCAAACATTGTCCTGCTCGCTCGAAATAAGGCTAAGGCCGAGGCGGTGATTGAGTCAATTAAAGCAGTTCATACGCAAGGTTCGATAAACCTACAAGTTTGTGATCTGGCCTCGATGGACAGCGTTAAAGCGTGTGCTGAGCATATTCTTTCTGAACATCCAAAGATAGATGTTCTGGTGAATAATGCGGGCATCAATATGACCAAGCCTGTTATCACTAACGACAATTTTGAAACAAACTGGGCAATTAACTACTTTGGCCCAAGATTGCTTACTGAACTGCTTCTGGATCGCATTAAAGCGTCAGTGCCAGCACGTATCGTAAACCTCACCACAAATACAGAGTTCATCCCTGAAATCGATTTCGATGAAATTCAGGCAAGAGCCAATTTCGATACCGACGAAAGCTACGTGGAATCGAAACTTTCTATGAATATGTTTACTGTCGATTTAGCAAAACAATTGCAAGGTTTAGGCGTAACCGCTAACTCGCTTTGCCCAGGCCATATCCGCTCTAACTTGCTTAGTCACC includes the following:
- a CDS encoding pPIWI-associating nuclease domain-containing protein, which gives rise to MEEKIESYLETEFERKLFSASTSYLENDSDPLRFNSFAYSLRELIRNVFERRAPEEKIKSCTWFKKETDNGKPSRKQRY
- a CDS encoding pPIWI-associating nuclease domain-containing protein; translated protein: MLSHNFVKDDLGMDVLEPWKNIKETIDSLSKFTHVNDKTFDISHEESEKLAEEALCILLSIFNMIEGTRTELHCELASHIDNQ
- a CDS encoding SDR family NAD(P)-dependent oxidoreductase, giving the protein MPIINDKTRILLKLFVPQRKTPNPQHAIAEADKNLQGKTIVFTGGTDGIGRVAVEMLCSMGANIVLLARNKAKAEAVIESIKAVHTQGSINLQVCDLASMDSVKACAEHILSEHPKIDVLVNNAGINMTKPVITNDNFETNWAINYFGPRLLTELLLDRIKASVPARIVNLTTNTEFIPEIDFDEIQARANFDTDESYVESKLSMNMFTVDLAKQLQGLGVTANSLCPGHIRSNLLSHLEGVEKVLSYVMHYMASPTLVGADRIVRLAISSEFDDVTGAYICEDKLKPHHHEAQKPEKRAQAQQMTTKALSRWLPTNETIIE
- a CDS encoding alpha/beta hydrolase translates to MNVSYQNVDSELRLLGYIVDRFSQADTPEQLIALGHQSETDSYDLDEGIIVEETYIKGQDGKNIRAVILRSDKSTPDAVGLLYLHGGGYVMGAPDSTLDIRFMSDLIHTANTVIVAPAYRLSHEAPYPAALNDSYTTLAWMKDNAAKLGINDSRLFIAGGSAGGGLTAATALYARDQGDIKIAFQMPLYPMIDDKNDLPSAARNESLIWNSTKNRMAWKLYLGDLHKTDNVPIYAAPSRATDLSGLPPTFTFVGDQDLFYDETIEFVQQLKNDGVPVEFYEYEGGYHVFEMIVPNANVSQLANERLLAAFKNASEHYFATQN